The genomic stretch aaaagatgATCTTTCTTTTGAGACAATCAAAAGCCATTTAGCAAAATCTTCCATCCAAACGAAGATTTCTAATCTTCATACTCGAATTCAGAACACAGTTTGTTCTGAACTCCCTAACGCTTTCTGGGAAAGAAAGAAGCATATGGTTGATCTTCCTTATGAGAAGGATTTCAATGATAGGCTTATCCCAACTAAAGCCCGTCCAATCCAGATGAGTCTTGAACTCGTCAAACACTGTCAATCTGAGATTAATGACCTTCTGGCGAAGGGATTAATCCAAAAATCTAAAAGCCCTTGGTCTTGTGCGGCATTTTATGTTAACAAGGCTTCTGAAATCGAACGAGGATCTCCTCGCCTCGTCATTAATTACAAACCGCTTAATCAAGCCCTCCAATGGATTCGATATCCAATCCCAAACAAAAAAGATCTTCTTGGACGACTCCATTCTGCAAAGATCTTTTCTAAGTTTGACATGAAATCTGGTTTCTGGCAAATCCAGATTAATCCCAGTGATCGTTATAAAACAGCGTTCACTGTTCCGTTTGGTCAATTCGAATGGACCGTTATGCCTTTCGGGCTTAAAAACGTGCCATCCGAATTTCAAAAAATCATGAACGACATCTTCAATCCCTACTCCAATTTTTGCATTGTCTATATTGATGATGTCCTAATCTACTCTCAATCGCTGGATCAGCATTTCAAGCATCTTGAGATTTTTCTCAAAACTGTCCAAAGAAATGGTCTTGCCatttccaaaactaaaatcaatctTTTCCAAACTAAAGTCCGTTTCCTTGGTCACAACATACATCAAGGAACTATTGAACCTATCAATCGGGTCATCGAATTTGCTGACAAATTCCCCAGTCAAATCCTTGACAAAACTCAACTCCAGAGATTTCTGGGTTGCTTAAACTATGTGGCTAATTTCTTCCCTCAGCTGAACAATGTCATCAAGCCACTCCATGATAGGCTTAAGAAAAATCCTCCTCCATGGACTGATGTCCATACCAACATcatcaaacaaatcaaaatcCAAGTTAAAGAACTTCCCTGTCTTTATCTTCCCAATCCAAATCTCCCAAAAATTGTCGAAACTGATGCCTCAGACATAGGTTATGGTGGCATTCTCAAACAGCGTCTGCATAATTCTGAAAATTGCATCGCTTTTACATCAAAACACTGGAACAAGGCACAACAGAACTACTCAACTATCAAAAAAGAAGTTCTGGCCATTGTCCtatgtatttcaaaatttcaatctgATTTACTAAATCAAAAGTTTTTAATCAGAGTTGATTGCAAATCTGCTAAAGACATTTTATTAAAGGATGTTAAAAATTTagcttcaaaacaaatttttgccCGATGGCAAGCAATCCTAagtgtttttgattttgatattgaatTTATCAAAGGCACCTCAAATTCTCTTCCTGACTTTCTTACCCGAGAATACCTTCAGGGAAAATTTCAGGGAAATCACCCAGAATGGGACCAAAAGTCAAGATAAAGCCTAAAGGCAGTACAAAGGTTAAATCCATTAACCAATCATCTCCTTCTTCAAAGAAGGACCAATCTGGGCTTTCAGCCCAAAAACCTGGGTCTCAAACCCAAGCTGAGTCATCAACTCAGAAATCCCCAGCTGAGCTTTCAACTCAACTGATAATCTCTGGAACCACCCAGAAAACTTATCCATCAGATTATGCTATGGCCATCCCTACTCTTCAAGCCTTCCAAGATCAGGGTCTGACCAAGCTCCCCAGCCAAAGCTGGAAACAAATTTTCGGAGAAGAACCTGATGATCTTCCCAAAAATCTGAAGGACATAATATCTTCTTTAGCCCAGTCTAAAGTTACCCTTCACCCCAGAACATCGGGAAAACAAATAGCTTCCCAAACCCAACCAATCTCCCAGAAAAAACCCTCCATTTATCATGTGAAAGACTCGTTCCTTCCCACTGTTCAAATGGAACCTGAGTTCTGGGATTCGAATCCCTCAAAAGTTTGTTCAAAAATCTTTCCATCTGGATTTTTGTTCAAAcccaatcatataaataaaaccCAAAGGTTTTATGAATTTATCTTGGTAGACTCTAAGTCTGTTGAGATAAAACATCATATTGATAAATCGGATAGTGAGAATATCACCCATTCGActatccaaattttaaaatttttgtctttcaaggattttaaaaccaaacaaattttgaaattttcccaGCCTTTTGACCCAATCGGTTACAGCTACTGGGATTATCAAGCAGCCTGGACTAATGTCTTTTGGCTTTCAAACAAGACTGGTAAACATTCTTGGttgatttatttcaaaaagaatGTTCGCTATTCTTTTCCCCAATGGTTCTCTAACTGGTGGGACTCATTTGGGCCAATCCAAAAAATCCTTCCTGACCCAGTTCTCGAAGGTTTTAATCAGTTCAAAACTCGATTTGGAAATGAGACACCCTTCCATGTTTCACtccatttcttttcaaaattctcGCTTGCCTGGATTTTCGCCTGGCAACACCAATTTCGGAAGGATCAATCCTCCAAGTTACTCCCAGTACTTGGAAAACAACTATCTGTCAAATGGTGGGACAATTTTGACGCCACCCATGCAAATGCTCAAGGGGTTTCATCTTGGTTCAAGAAAAACCCTAAGGCCCTCAAGCTTGCCGATCCAGAAACCAGCCAGTTTCTCAACCGGAAAGCCCAAATCGCCTCGGCAATAGCAGCATCAGCTAATGATGAAACATTAGCACAAAATCTCCATCAAATCCTTGGTCTCCTTCAGACCGACTCAGAAGGAAGCTCTTCCAAGGGCAAAACCAAGAAGACATCCAAGGCATCCTCGTCATCTTCATCAGGATCTTATTTCCAGAACGAAGATATGTGCTTCGGTATGGACCTAGAAGGATCTGAAGAAGAAGCAGTCTCAGAGTAACCAAAACAGTATTATACTGTATTTTACTGTTCAAAAATACGGTATATACGGTTACTATTCAATCCTGCGGATACGGTACTGTTGCTGTAGCGGAACTGCGGATACGGCACTGTTACTGTAGCGGAAAATCTCATTTTACTGTTGTAATAGTAATTTACTGttgtaatagtaaaattttgtCTATTTATTCAATCACTCACCTATTGTCAAGGGGTGCAATTTTTTAGAGAGTTTTAGAGAGAAAAGCTCCAACTCCCCTCCCCCTCTTGTAAGATCCTCTCTCCTTCAATCAATACAActcttttgtattatatttcttAGCTAATCTTTCTCTTCTCAACCCAGTCCGCCCTCTCAGTTGGCTCTGCCGCGGTTGGGCTTTAActaagtttaatgttttaagcttttatttcctagtcttttatttgttttattgtttattttgttgcatGTTTTATACTCTCCGCCTTCCGATGATCCTCCCCGTCTGATCCTCGGGCGTCTTGGTATCAGTGTCTGACGAGTGTCTGACGAGTTCAAGACTCATCTGGATTGGACGGGCTTTGGTTGGGATAAGCCTATCATTGAAGTCCTTTTCATAAGGGAGATCAACCATATGCTTCTTTCTTTCCCAGAAAGCGTTAGGGAGTTCAGAACAAACTGTGTTCTGTATTCGAGTATGAAGATTAGAAATCTTCGTTTGGATGGAAGATTTGGTTAGTTGGCTTCTGATTGTCTCAAAAGAAAGATcatcttttaagaaattgatttgTTTCTGTTTTGCCTCTATAGGATTGAGGCTGGCGGTTACTAGACCGTTTAATTCTGGTCCTGGATGCTGGTCAGACCTATGAGGTTTAACCGGATGATTATCCTGGGTTCTGGATTTATGGAACCTCTGGGTTTTTCTGGATTTAGTCCTAGATCCAGACGGTTTGTCGGAACAAGGAAGTCCAAATTGTTGGCAAAAACTACCTAGATCCTTACGgttctgggctttttctctggcCAATTGGTTTTGGATCTTCTCGTCTTGGCAAATCTTAAGACCTACCTTTTGGATGTAAGCTATGAGCTGGCCATAACTTAATTGATTGTAAGGGATTTCGCCATTAAACTGGGTTCGAATTTTTTCCCTAACTTTGTCTCCTAAAGATTTAGGGAGTCCTGCGAGGAAGGTTTCTTTCCAGAATGGTTGTTGGCAATCATCTCGGGTGAAAACTCTAGTGAGGAAGGTATCTTTAtagtaaaacattaaacttAGTTAAAGCCCAACCGCGGCAGAGCCAACTGAGAGGGCGGACTGGGTTGAGAAGAGAAAGATTAGCTaagaaatataatacaaaagagTTGTATTGATTGAAGGAGAGAGGATCTTACAAGAGGGGGAGGGGAGTTGGAGCTTAGATGTCGTTCATGATCTTTTGAAATTCGGATGGCGCGTTTTTAAGCCCGAAAGGCATAACGGTCCATTCGAACTGACCAAACGGAACAGTGAACGCTGTTTTATAACGATCACTGGGATTAATCTGGATTTGCCAGAAGCCAGATTTCATGTCAAATTTGGAAAAGATCTTTGCAGAATGGAGTCGTCCAAGAAGATCTTTTTTGTTTGGGATTGGATATCGAATCCATTGGAGGGCTTGATTAAGCGGTTTGTAATTAATGACGAGGCGAGGAGATCCTCGTTCGATTTCAGAAGCCTTGTTAACATAAAATGCCGCACAAGACCAAGGGCTTTTAGATTTTTGGATTAATCCCTTTGCCAGAAGGTCATTAATCTCAGATTGACAGTGTCTGACGAGTTCAAGACTCATCTGGATTGGACGGGCTTTGGTTGGGATAAGCCTATCATTGAAGTCCTTTTCATAAGGGAGATCAACCATATGCTTCTTTCTTTCCCAGAAAGCGTTAGGGAGTTCAGAACAAACTGTGTTCTGTATTCGAGTATGAAGATTAGAAATCTTCGTTTGGATGGAAGATTTGGTTAGTTGGCTTCTGATTGTCTCAAAAGAAAGATcatcttttaagaaattgatttgTTTCTGTTTTGCCTCTATAGGATTGAGGCTTCGATGAATTGGGTTGTTCAGGAATTtgaacaaaatagtttttcCCAAATACTGGGTAGAGATACCTTGATTGGTGATAGTGATTGGGAAAATAGTTTTGATGAATGGAGTTCCTAGGATAACTTCATTCGAAAGGTTTTTGACCAAAAGGAATGGGGTTTCAACCTGGAGACCATCATTCTTTATTATGGCAGAGGGGAGTTTGTACTGAATCTTCAGGCGTGATCCATTAGCCGTTCGAAGTTTTTCAGAAGATTTATG from Vigna unguiculata cultivar IT97K-499-35 unplaced genomic scaffold, ASM411807v1 contig_632, whole genome shotgun sequence encodes the following:
- the LOC114172513 gene encoding uncharacterized protein LOC114172513, which translates into the protein MFYYKDTFLTRVFTRDDCQQPFWKETFLAGLPKSLGDKVREKIRTQFNGEIPYNQLSYGQLIAYIQKVGLKICQDEKIQNQLAREKAQNRKDLGSFCQQFGLPCSDKPSGSRTKSRKTQRFHKSRTQDNHPVKPHRSDQHPGPELNGLVTASLNPIEAKQKQINFLKDDLSFETIRSQLTKSSIQTKISNLHTRIQNTVCSELPNAFWERKKHMVDLPYEKDFNDRLIPTKARPIQMSLELVRHSSDTDTKTPEDQTGRIIGRRRV